One genomic window of Salvia miltiorrhiza cultivar Shanhuang (shh) chromosome 4, IMPLAD_Smil_shh, whole genome shotgun sequence includes the following:
- the LOC131020087 gene encoding glycine-rich RNA-binding protein RZ1A-like, with product MGKKKFTLNELLNELVAAEGVMGKSPQALATATGPSFPPKGRKKKGPHGKKGQEKGGSKKKPGPTGGIKKPKGKGKCFKCQKTGHWKSDCPMMKKAQGVPADKGA from the exons atgggcaagaaaaagttcactctaaatgaactgcttaatgagttggtagcggccgagggggtcatgggaaagagtccacaggctttggccactgccacaggacccagttttccaccgaaaggtaggaagaagaaagggccccatggcaagaaaggccaagaaaaaggtgggagcaagaagaagcCAGGCCCTACCGGAGGCATTAAAAAGCCAAAAGGGAAAGGCAAGTGCTTCAAGTGTCAGAAAACTGGACATTGGAAATCCGACTGTcccatgatgaagaaagctcaag gggttcctgcggacaagggagcttag